The Glandiceps talaboti chromosome 9, keGlaTala1.1, whole genome shotgun sequence genome window below encodes:
- the LOC144440298 gene encoding uncharacterized protein LOC144440298, translated as MTEGAAAPPPGISSEQRAALEATVSDIFLPSQRRFMTLFDLRRRSWIYPPGILHTRNGNMVVIDRDENEVQVTDENNEGYARIISFHDEFTEQFQPWDVATSSDDTIFFMTDRGNRQIVVCDDNGEILTTFGEQVDMDPRGIALMGDDRVVVTDVRNNCVRMFTCDGRLVATSRAVRGDEGQFSRPHSVVINSRNQVIVTDNGNHRVQVLDSELRPVFSFGSEGSEDGELSFPQGVGVDRFDNIYVCDFGNFRIVQYDSDGDFVENRYLPVQPNDIAIENDENMPVVRIYVTDLLNYCIKVFLHFLSQIDDALGLLLLAALFEQED; from the exons ATGACAGAAGGTGCTGCAGCGCCCCCTCCAGGAATTTCATCAGAGCAAAGAGCCGCATTGGAAGCCACTGTTTCAG ACATTTTCTTGCCGAGCCAAAGAAGATTCATGACGTTGTTTGACTTAAGGAGACGATCTTGGATTTATCCACCAGGAATATTGCACACTAGAAATGGTAATATGGTTGTAATTGATAGGGATGAAAATGAAGTCCAAGTAACAGACGAAAACAATGAAGGATATGCAAGAATAATATCATTTCATGACGAATTCACCGAACAATTCCAACCTTGGGACGTGGCCACGTCATCTGATGATACGATATTCTTTATGACAGATCGGGGTAACAGACAGATTGTTGTCTGCGATGACAACGGTGAAATTCTCACAACATTCGGCGAACAAGTGGATATGGATCCCAGGGGAATAGCTCTGATGGGGGATGACCGTGTCGTCGTCACTGATGTCAGAAACAACTGTGTACGAATGTTTACTTGTGATGGACGACTCGTAGCGACATCTCGTGCAGTACGTGGAGATGAGGGACAATTCAGCCGCCCTCACTCAGTGGTTATAAATAGCCGAAATCAGGTAATCGTCACCGATAATGGTAACCATCGCGTCCAAGTCTTAGACTCTGAATTGAGGCCTGTCTTTTCATTTGGGTCAGAAGGCTCAGAAGACGGGGAACTGTCATTTCCTCAAGGCGTGGGCGTTGACAGGTTTGATAACATATACGTGTGCGATTTCGGCAACTTTAGGATCGTTCAATACGATTCCGATGGTGATTTCGTGGAGAACAGGTATCTGCCAGTTCAACCAAATGATATCGCGATAGAAAATGACGAAAATATGCCTGTAGTTAGAATCTACGTAACGGACTTATTGAACTACTGTATCAAGGTATTTTTACACTTCTTGTCCCAGATAGACGACGCATTAGGTCTCCTTCTCTTGGCAGCACTCTTCGAACAAGAGGATTGA
- the LOC144440297 gene encoding uncharacterized protein LOC144440297 gives MSYAARAKTTIQRHRNEGEVSIRIKPSLRRAVVEGDILKNLSKDTLQNMVGQIEQSKTISISEVMPSSNESVLVAKCTDEHDLDGLWNDMTNGTLTQRLEDDLYTISGTSKDSHDIKGKYKASIQRWEYRKCRKELEVKKFPVKDVVRDVTADDKQRPLCHPFIDDDDVIDDTGSICDFMKKDQEMVGLNERKETIGSETLPCHGDDKTRIAGLEVASEIMRPMQASQMVAVPPKEEWETKTKEFQPREKLRYVLFKARTTFHRSQTHALGRMIGESDLTVLNKNEIHIRTESLEIILQILLENPTKFSTCGVHEVRIKCPDVVGGQFEESRQKEMVYSIPAVTEVRTPVAKEILGADVAEFHDLTRSSDDDERKLKMTLSTPRISATVPMPLPRQEKAKKTLIIIPDIDQIESEGTLVGTAEAGRQKETRSSITAIKEDKDEPHLGGETSQGTTKVSTKVV, from the exons ATGTCGTATGCAGCCAGAGCTAAGACAACCATACAACGACATCGAAACGAAG GTGAGGTGTCAATACGTATCAAACCAAGTCTTCGTCGCGCTGTCGTTGAGGGCGATATACTAAAAAATCTTTCAAAAGATACTCTGCAAAATATGGTAGGCCAAATTGAACAATCCAAAACTATTAGTATATCTGAGGTTATGCCTAGTAGTAATGAAAGTGTACTAGTTGCCAAGTGTACAGACGAACACGACTTAGATGGTCTCTGGAATGATATGACCAATGGAACATTAACACAACGACTTGAAGATGATCTCTATACTATCTCTGGTACTAGTAAGGATTCACATGATATCAAAGGAAAATACAAAGCATCCATTCAACGATGGGAATACAGAAAATGTCGGAAAGAATTGGAAGTTAAAAAGTTTCCAGTAAAAG ATGTAGTCCGCGACGTTACTGCTGATGACAAACAAAGACCACTATGTCACCCTttcattgatgatgatgacgtcatcgatGACACTGGTTCTATATGTGACTTCATGAAGAAAGACCAAGAAATGGTTGGCCTAAATGAGAGGAAAGAG ACCATTGGTTCAGAGACGTTACCATGTCATGGAGATGATAAAACCAGGATAGCAGGTTTAGAAGTTGCATCTGAGATCATGCGTCCTATGCAAGCAAGTCAGATGGTTGCAGTCCCTCCAAAAGAAGAATGGGAAACCAAAACTAAAG AATTCCAGCCACGAGAGAAGCTGCGATATGTTTTATTCAAGGCTAGAACAACATTTCATCGTTCACAAACTCATGCCTTAGGAAGGATGATTGGAGAATCGGACCTGACAGTTctaaataagaatgaaattcACATTCGCACCGAGTCATTAGAAATAATACTACAGATTCTTCTCGAAAATCCAACGAAGTTTTCGACATGTGGTGTACATGAAGTGAGAATTAAATGTCCTGACGTCGTTGGCGGACAATTTG AGGAAAGCAGACAGAAGGAAATGGTTTATAGCATACCAGCTGTCACCGAAGTAAGAACTCCTGTCGCCAAAGAGATTCTTGGTGCTGATGTTGCAGAATTCCACGATTTGACTCGAAGTAGTGATGACGATGAACGAAaattaaaaatgacactatCCACACCACGTATTTCTGCCACGGTACCAATGCCCCTGCCTCGCCAAGAGAAAGCGAAAAAGACGCTTATAATTATACCGGACATTGATCAAATAGAGTCTGAAGGGACTCTGGTTGGAACAGCCGAAGCTGGTCGTCAAAAGGAAACTAGATCGTCCATTACTGCCATCAAAGAGGATAAAGACGAACCGCACCTAGGGGGTGAAACGTCCCAAGGTACAACCAAAGTTTCTACAAAAGTTGTTTAA